A single region of the Zootoca vivipara chromosome 2, rZooViv1.1, whole genome shotgun sequence genome encodes:
- the LOC132591667 gene encoding oocyte zinc finger protein XlCOF6-like encodes MECGKSFTIVGNLRRHQRAHSGGKPFKCMECGKSFSQSGDLRIHQRTHTGEIPFKCMECGKSFTDSGTLRKHQWTHTGEKPFECMECGKGFTSNQVLMIHQLTHTGEKPFKCMECGKSFSQKGHLRIHQQSHTGEKPFECMECGKSFSQSGTLRRHQRTHTGEKPFKCMECGKSFTDSGSLRIHQRTHTGEKPFKCMECGKSFSHSGTLRIHQRTHTGEKLFKCMECGKSFSQSGDLRIHQRTHTGEKLFKCMECGKSLTTNGSLRIHQRTHTGEKSFKCMECGTSFSQNGHLRIHQRTHTRDKPFECMECGKSFTYSGTLRLHQRTHTGEKPFKCMECGKSFTIIGNLRRHQQTHTGEKPFKCMECGKSYSHSGGLRTHQRTHTGEKPFKCMECGKSFSQSGLLTKHHQTHKGEKPYTGKC; translated from the coding sequence atggagtgcggaaagagcttcactattgttggaaaccttagaagacaccaacgggCACACAGTGgggggaaaccatttaaatgcatggagtgtggaaagagcttcagtcagagtggagaccttagaattcatcaacggactcacactggtgagataccatttaaatgcatggaatgtggaaagagcttcactgacagtggaacacttagaaaacatcaatggactcacacaggagagaaaccatttgaatgtatggagtgtggaaagggcttcacttcTAATCAAGTACTTATGATTCATCAactgactcacacaggagagaaaccgtttaaatgcatggagtgtggaaagagcttcagtcagaaaggacaccttagaattcatcaacagagtcacacaggagagaaaccatttgaatgcatggagtgtggaaagagtttcagtcagagtggaacactaagaagacatcaacggactcacacaggggagaaaccatttaaatgcatggagtgtgggaagagcttcactgatagtggatcacttagaattcatcaacggactcacactggtgagaaaccatttaaatgcatggagtgtggaaagagcttcagtcacagtggaacattaagaattcatcaacggactcacactggtgagaaactatttaaatgcatggagtgtggaaagagcttcagtcagagtggagaccttagaattcatcaacggactcacactggtgagaaactatttaaatgcatggagtgtggaaagagcttaacTACAAATGGaagccttagaattcatcaacggactcacacaggagagaaatcctttaaatgcatggagtgtgggacaagcttcagtcagaatggacaccttagaattcatcaacggactcacacaagggataaaccatttgaatgcatggagtgtggaaagagcttcacttatagtggaacactaagactacatcaacggactcacacaggggagaaaccatttaaatgcatggaatgtggaaagagcttcactattattggaaaccttagaagacatcaacagactcacactggtgagaaaccatttaaatgtatggagtgcggaaagagctacAGTCACAGTGGGGGCCTTAGAacccatcaacggactcacactggtgagaaaccatttaaatgcatggagtgtggaaagagcttcagtcagagtggacttCTTACAAAACACCACCAAACTCATAAGGGGGAAAAACCATATACCGGTAAGTGCTAG